Proteins from one Sulfurovum sp. TSL1 genomic window:
- the dnaJ gene encoding molecular chaperone DnaJ: MTDLDYYEVLEVSKDCSGAELKKSYRKLAMKYHPDRNPDDKEAEDQFKIVNEAYQVLSDEEKRAIYDRYGKAGLEGQGGMGGGFGGANMDDIMDIFNSMFGGSGGGFGGFGRARRDPGQKYALDFEIEVPLKFHEAVFGCEKKIDIRYKAPCGDCEGTGAKDAKLETCDYCQGQGQVLMRQGPMQFAQTCPKCHGQGQSIKEECKSCQGKGYHEKEDTVTINIPAGVDSGNRLRAQGYGNEAKNGQRGDLYLTFHVEEDENFIRNGNDIYIEVPVFFTQAILGETISIPALDGELELELKQSTKDKEQFVFDGEGVADVHSGRRGRLIAQVRMVLPKKINDEQKELLEKLQETYGVESRPHKSTFESAFDRVKSWFGN, encoded by the coding sequence ATGACAGATTTAGATTATTATGAAGTACTTGAAGTAAGTAAAGACTGTTCAGGTGCTGAACTTAAAAAATCATACAGAAAACTTGCAATGAAATACCATCCAGACAGAAATCCGGATGACAAAGAAGCTGAAGATCAGTTCAAAATAGTCAACGAAGCCTACCAGGTACTCAGCGACGAAGAAAAAAGAGCGATCTATGACCGGTATGGAAAAGCCGGTCTAGAAGGCCAAGGCGGCATGGGCGGCGGATTCGGCGGTGCTAACATGGATGATATCATGGATATCTTTAACTCTATGTTCGGAGGCTCTGGCGGTGGATTCGGCGGTTTTGGCCGAGCGCGAAGAGACCCGGGTCAGAAATATGCACTGGACTTTGAGATAGAAGTGCCTTTAAAATTTCATGAAGCAGTCTTTGGCTGTGAAAAGAAGATAGACATCCGTTACAAAGCACCTTGTGGTGACTGTGAAGGTACGGGTGCCAAGGATGCAAAACTAGAGACATGTGACTACTGTCAAGGACAAGGTCAGGTATTGATGAGACAAGGGCCTATGCAGTTTGCCCAAACATGTCCAAAATGCCATGGTCAGGGACAAAGCATTAAAGAAGAGTGTAAAAGCTGTCAGGGTAAAGGCTACCATGAAAAAGAGGATACAGTTACCATAAATATCCCTGCGGGAGTAGATTCCGGTAACCGTTTAAGGGCACAAGGGTATGGGAACGAAGCTAAAAATGGGCAGCGCGGTGACCTCTACCTTACATTCCATGTAGAAGAAGATGAAAACTTCATCCGTAATGGAAACGATATCTATATAGAAGTACCTGTGTTCTTCACACAAGCCATACTCGGTGAAACTATCTCCATCCCGGCACTCGACGGTGAATTGGAACTGGAACTTAAACAAAGCACCAAAGACAAAGAACAATTCGTCTTCGATGGTGAGGGTGTGGCTGATGTCCATAGCGGAAGAAGAGGACGACTTATTGCACAAGTGCGTATGGTACTCCCTAAAAAGATCAATGATGAACAAAAAGAGCTCCTCGAAAAACTTCAGGAGACCTATGGTGTGGAAAGCAGACCACACAAAAGTACTTTCGAATCTGCATTTGACAGAGTGAAAAGCTGGTTTGGCAACTAA
- a CDS encoding ferritin-like domain-containing protein: MAKRGNSIIKGLEINEIIAMLNKAYADEWLAYYQYFIEAKVIKGIMKDAAIAELTQHAADELRHANMLADRIIQLGGTPILHPQEWFTHANCGYEEPKDFDVVSILEDSIKGEQCAISVYSKLADMTQHKDIVTYDIISEILADEVEHEEDLQALHDDITEFISDLKKSMH; the protein is encoded by the coding sequence ATGGCAAAAAGAGGTAATTCGATTATCAAAGGGTTGGAGATCAATGAGATTATTGCAATGCTCAATAAAGCATATGCGGACGAATGGCTGGCTTATTATCAATATTTCATTGAAGCCAAAGTCATCAAGGGTATTATGAAAGATGCAGCTATTGCTGAACTGACACAGCATGCGGCAGATGAACTCAGACATGCGAATATGCTGGCAGACAGGATCATTCAACTGGGCGGAACGCCTATCTTGCATCCACAAGAGTGGTTTACCCATGCGAACTGTGGATATGAAGAACCAAAAGATTTTGATGTCGTGAGCATACTTGAAGATTCGATCAAAGGGGAACAGTGTGCGATCTCAGTCTATTCGAAGCTTGCAGATATGACACAGCATAAAGATATCGTTACCTACGACATTATCTCTGAAATACTTGCAGATGAAGTAGAACACGAAGAAGATCTTCAGGCACTGCATGATGATATCACTGAATTTATAAGCGATCTCAAAAAAAGTATGCACTGA
- the zupT gene encoding zinc transporter ZupT, which yields MQAFTMAEMLPAFLLTLFAGLSTALGALFAFWGGVKNTKFLSVGLGFSAGVMVYVSFAEILVKSQDAFTLKYGELVGESLGLVAFFVGIALSFVIDQLIPDNINPHHTLDIENSIDNDDTQTIQNHRAPLARMGFFTAIAIALHNFPEGFATFVSALNNMTTGVSIALAIALHNIPEGLAVALPVYHATGDRTKAFLYALGSGLAEPVGAIIGFLILVPLMGDLTLGITFGLVAGIMVYISFDELLPSARVYGNDHTTIFGLVIGMLVMSVSLILFKL from the coding sequence ATGCAAGCATTTACCATGGCAGAAATGTTACCTGCATTTTTGTTAACCCTGTTTGCAGGTCTTTCTACTGCCCTTGGTGCGCTCTTTGCTTTTTGGGGTGGTGTCAAAAACACGAAGTTTTTATCCGTAGGTCTAGGCTTTTCTGCAGGCGTCATGGTCTATGTCTCATTTGCAGAGATCCTTGTCAAATCCCAAGATGCATTTACGTTAAAATATGGAGAGCTTGTAGGTGAAAGTTTAGGTCTTGTTGCTTTTTTTGTCGGTATTGCACTCTCATTTGTTATTGATCAGTTAATTCCTGATAATATCAATCCCCACCATACACTTGATATTGAAAACAGTATCGATAACGATGATACACAAACTATCCAAAACCATAGGGCACCACTGGCACGTATGGGTTTTTTTACAGCTATTGCCATTGCCTTACATAACTTTCCGGAGGGATTTGCTACCTTTGTCTCAGCTTTAAATAATATGACTACCGGGGTATCCATTGCACTGGCAATAGCACTCCACAACATACCAGAGGGCTTGGCAGTGGCACTTCCCGTATATCATGCAACAGGAGATCGCACAAAAGCCTTTCTCTATGCCTTGGGCTCTGGACTGGCAGAGCCCGTAGGTGCGATCATTGGATTCCTTATTTTAGTGCCTCTCATGGGAGATCTGACATTAGGGATCACATTTGGCCTGGTCGCCGGTATCATGGTCTATATCTCATTTGACGAACTCTTACCTTCTGCCAGGGTCTATGGTAATGACCACACCACCATCTTTGGTCTTGTGATCGGCATGCTTGTGATGTCAGTAAGCTTGATACTTTTTAAACTATGA
- a CDS encoding DUF5718 family protein yields the protein MQLQNTIGLGVAGNFAHHLEQAGELKDFENVMTAEPDAPKGIFPFYLPGSDSFLGVYSIGTDRLTLPEYEANAQVEPEIAVLFDIVYDDQKKVIDLIAQKFTTFNDCTIRKEGAKKISEKKSWGPNSKGIGDKWIPIDRFEEGGVMDHYHLCSFVKREGVLHPYGVDAPLLGYSYFYTKLKTWLIDKMNTQEDFGPLEDIAAHLQAAGYPKQALISIGATAYAEFGEKNYLKKGDEIYVIAYDHRTEDSSIEPSAHKVILHQKVSS from the coding sequence ATGCAATTACAAAATACAATAGGTTTAGGTGTGGCAGGAAACTTTGCACACCATTTAGAACAAGCAGGTGAACTCAAAGACTTTGAAAATGTCATGACTGCTGAACCTGATGCACCTAAAGGTATATTCCCTTTTTATCTTCCTGGCTCAGACTCTTTTTTAGGCGTGTACTCCATAGGCACAGACAGACTTACACTTCCAGAGTATGAAGCAAATGCACAAGTCGAACCGGAGATCGCAGTACTGTTTGATATTGTGTATGATGATCAAAAAAAGGTGATTGACCTCATTGCTCAGAAGTTTACTACATTTAATGACTGCACTATTCGTAAAGAAGGGGCAAAAAAGATCTCAGAGAAAAAGTCCTGGGGGCCTAATTCCAAAGGTATCGGTGACAAATGGATACCTATTGACAGGTTTGAAGAGGGTGGGGTGATGGACCATTACCATTTATGCTCTTTTGTGAAACGTGAAGGTGTGTTGCATCCCTATGGTGTGGATGCTCCACTTCTGGGGTACTCATACTTCTATACAAAGCTCAAAACATGGCTGATAGACAAAATGAACACCCAAGAGGATTTTGGTCCTCTTGAAGATATCGCAGCCCATCTTCAGGCAGCAGGGTATCCCAAACAAGCCCTCATCTCTATAGGGGCAACCGCGTATGCAGAGTTTGGTGAGAAGAATTATCTCAAGAAGGGAGATGAAATCTATGTCATCGCATATGACCATCGTACAGAGGATTCAAGTATAGAACCATCAGCGCATAAGGTGATATTACACCAAAAAGTAAGCTCATAG
- a CDS encoding HU family DNA-binding protein, protein MTKADFVELVQKNGEFESKAAAERAVKAFTTSVTEALVKKETVSLVGFGTFSTVDVAEKSGTVPGTNKTYTKPAHTAPKFKMGKTLKDAVAGN, encoded by the coding sequence ATGACAAAAGCAGATTTCGTAGAATTGGTACAGAAAAACGGTGAGTTTGAAAGTAAAGCAGCAGCAGAGAGAGCGGTAAAAGCATTTACCACTTCAGTAACTGAAGCATTAGTAAAAAAAGAAACTGTATCATTGGTAGGTTTCGGAACATTCTCTACAGTAGATGTAGCAGAAAAAAGCGGTACAGTTCCAGGAACTAATAAAACGTATACAAAGCCAGCACACACAGCACCTAAATTCAAAATGGGTAAAACACTTAAAGACGCTGTAGCAGGTAACTAA
- a CDS encoding F0F1 ATP synthase subunit C, which translates to MKKFFLLFLALGAVAFAAEADGESMIKAYSVVAAGIGLGLAALGGAVGMGNTAAATIAGTARNPGLGGKLMTTMFIALAMIEAQVIYTLVIALIALYANPFIG; encoded by the coding sequence ATGAAAAAGTTTTTCTTACTTTTCTTAGCACTTGGTGCTGTTGCATTTGCTGCTGAAGCAGATGGTGAATCTATGATCAAAGCATACTCAGTAGTTGCTGCTGGTATCGGTCTTGGTCTTGCTGCACTTGGTGGAGCTGTTGGTATGGGTAACACTGCTGCTGCGACTATCGCTGGTACTGCTAGAAACCCAGGTCTTGGTGGTAAACTAATGACTACAATGTTCATCGCTCTTGCAATGATCGAAGCACAAGTTATCTATACATTGGTAATTGCGCTTATCGCTCTTTATGCTAACCCATTTATCGGTTAA
- a CDS encoding glycosyl transferase family protein produces MEFIDYFAAYWLIIKYLVLFAALIILLSSIDDFFIDCYYWIRRIWRKFTVYRKHKPFNVNELYKNTEKPIAIMVPAWHEKGVIADMAALAASSFEYYNYHIFIGTYPNDPETQHDVDIVAEHYRNIHKVVTRTPGPTNKSDCLNNIIEHIFIFEKSHNITFDIFVLHDAEDVIHPLELKLFNHLIAHNDLIQIPVFPFQRKWYDLTAGHYEDEFAENHGKDLIVRESILGFVPSAGVGTALSRKAIERLREIHEGEVFSVDTLTEDYSLGYELFKEKMKLIFVRVPAEIEYRANNRYGQAVPGKKQELITVREFFPSTFRKAVNQKSRWLTGIALQGWQKIGWTDSFKTNYILFRDRKAILTNLANILAYILVVNVLFMTLYSKLTTDTWWFPPIVKEDTLLWTLLIINAFFLLNRVLQRMYFTYKVYGIKGALLSFPRIVWGNIINFFAMFKAIRQFFKNKKEGSILTWDKTTHDFPINIKFHTMLGDILIEKNLIDQTTLNEALELQKSVNKPLGQLLVEQDILSEEELTKAMALQGNLEYIDITIDQIDRSLIKEMDRYAMLEHDILILKEKEGLQPIVSSHQLVDVIIDDYKKIISKDTKLFIANESTIQTIQKEILFPDLTENEYLHLRTVVKQKMIPRNMVSQILAYRAEHNITFIASCQHFGFLPEDQLKRIGL; encoded by the coding sequence ATGGAGTTTATTGATTATTTTGCAGCCTATTGGCTGATCATAAAATATTTAGTATTATTTGCAGCGTTGATCATTTTGCTTAGTAGTATAGATGATTTTTTTATAGATTGTTACTATTGGATCCGTCGTATTTGGCGAAAATTCACCGTTTACAGAAAACATAAACCTTTTAATGTGAATGAACTTTATAAAAATACAGAAAAACCGATTGCAATTATGGTACCGGCATGGCATGAGAAAGGTGTCATAGCCGATATGGCTGCTTTGGCTGCTTCAAGTTTTGAATATTACAACTATCACATTTTTATCGGAACCTATCCGAATGATCCTGAAACCCAGCATGATGTTGATATTGTTGCGGAACATTATCGTAACATTCACAAGGTAGTCACACGAACTCCCGGGCCAACCAATAAATCTGATTGTTTAAATAATATTATCGAACATATTTTTATATTTGAAAAGTCACACAATATCACATTTGATATTTTTGTTTTACACGATGCAGAGGATGTGATACATCCTCTGGAATTAAAGCTTTTCAATCATCTTATCGCACATAACGACTTGATACAGATTCCTGTATTTCCATTTCAAAGAAAATGGTATGACCTCACAGCGGGTCACTACGAGGATGAATTTGCAGAAAATCACGGTAAAGATCTCATTGTCAGAGAGAGTATTTTGGGATTCGTTCCGAGTGCTGGCGTAGGGACTGCATTAAGTCGAAAAGCGATAGAAAGACTTCGGGAAATTCATGAAGGTGAAGTTTTTTCTGTAGATACGCTCACAGAGGATTATAGCCTGGGATATGAACTGTTTAAAGAAAAAATGAAACTTATTTTTGTAAGAGTACCTGCAGAAATAGAATATAGAGCCAATAATCGGTATGGTCAGGCTGTTCCAGGGAAAAAACAGGAACTGATCACCGTCAGAGAATTCTTCCCTTCCACATTTAGAAAAGCGGTGAATCAAAAATCAAGATGGCTTACGGGTATTGCACTTCAGGGATGGCAGAAGATAGGCTGGACCGACAGCTTCAAAACAAACTATATACTCTTTAGGGATAGAAAGGCGATACTCACCAATTTAGCGAATATCTTAGCCTACATTTTGGTTGTCAATGTTCTTTTTATGACCTTATACTCAAAATTGACTACCGATACATGGTGGTTTCCGCCTATTGTGAAAGAAGACACATTGCTATGGACTTTACTTATCATCAATGCTTTTTTCCTGCTCAACCGGGTTCTACAAAGAATGTACTTCACCTATAAGGTCTATGGAATAAAAGGTGCACTACTGAGTTTTCCAAGAATTGTATGGGGGAATATTATTAATTTCTTTGCAATGTTTAAAGCAATAAGACAATTTTTCAAAAACAAAAAAGAAGGAAGCATACTGACATGGGATAAAACAACACATGATTTTCCCATAAATATAAAATTCCATACAATGCTGGGTGATATTCTTATAGAAAAGAACTTGATCGATCAAACAACACTCAATGAAGCATTAGAATTACAAAAGAGTGTCAATAAACCATTAGGACAACTGTTGGTTGAACAAGATATTTTAAGCGAAGAAGAATTGACAAAAGCAATGGCATTACAAGGGAATTTAGAATATATTGATATTACCATAGATCAAATAGATCGTTCCCTTATCAAAGAAATGGATAGATATGCTATGCTCGAACATGATATCCTGATCCTTAAAGAAAAAGAAGGGCTACAACCCATAGTCTCATCTCATCAATTGGTAGATGTGATCATTGATGATTATAAAAAAATCATATCAAAAGACACTAAACTATTTATCGCAAACGAAAGTACCATTCAGACGATTCAAAAAGAAATTTTGTTCCCGGACCTTACTGAAAATGAATACTTACATCTTCGAACTGTTGTGAAACAAAAAATGATCCCTAGAAATATGGTATCCCAGATTTTAGCATATAGAGCAGAACACAATATCACTTTTATAGCAAGCTGTCAGCATTTTGGCTTTTTACCTGAAGATCAATTAAAAAGGATCGGACTATGA
- a CDS encoding tetratricopeptide repeat protein yields the protein MKRLLILPLYCVTLLSANIVTDSVDHVTNELTEYRIYPRLKKADLYISQGNTTAAKELLLKVLEIDPKNTQAANRVVVLCMQDKDFECANKYVALVEPAVYAKYYKGYISFHLKDYAQALKTASSIEDTSVLKKNEQAFNDHILLRSAIFTDNTKATQTYVEEILHPKFNISSCPSEYLDIISLLFEHKMFDTAVKEIDLYLDHCKSQKISDEKLAVWADLLRKENHFDQAERMIAHINQTNLKNEQLLLLFLQTNHEAKAIETMETIYQASPTEENQVRLAYLYEKSDRQDKITSLYSDVYEGKKNPKDLKTLLYLKKDPQQQYQLLEKYYPYAGLTDEEKFNFSVSLIKFYKEENKVTKILPIVDDLTHLENLTDKQKLYLSHQYSENHQDQKAIALMEALYQGDPLPEYKERLVYLRNKNTIPKKSKPKVVQKKPQIKPLPTREDKLRSETQMAYDLIHQKKYDEAVIHLNNVLKYEPNNPVRYEQLGQAYYAQEKYAPAAKAFGKAASLDPQSGYYESLGYCHIKLKDKKSAIENFKKSIDIVKQEEPENIDKLYQLKYSVAELDRNFFGYLTYGMRLDSYNNTGGISPILSANYGGFSALELHYKPEIFKGYATVYAKVLAGVRDQSLAIRSETWQPSIGLRFQPLEEERLYFFVEKFFKGGDESRDDTMLRASWELFDGYDFYPTTTEYPWKHLYMDSVYYLDNGTYSLYANYEHGYVWKSGYQDAWMPYLCTSAGYTNDNGPKETLKRFDVGAGISYFFWRNEREYKSHQYTGRTRLEYRHQYAGDPEDDHALRLMLEFFF from the coding sequence ATGAAACGATTACTCATTTTGCCATTGTACTGTGTAACACTTCTCAGTGCAAATATTGTGACTGATTCGGTCGATCATGTCACAAATGAATTAACCGAATATAGAATCTATCCCCGGTTGAAAAAAGCCGATCTCTACATCTCTCAGGGAAATACTACAGCAGCAAAAGAACTTCTCTTGAAGGTTTTGGAGATCGATCCTAAGAATACGCAAGCAGCCAACAGGGTCGTTGTACTCTGTATGCAAGATAAAGATTTTGAATGTGCCAATAAATATGTTGCACTTGTAGAACCCGCTGTGTATGCCAAATACTATAAAGGGTATATCTCTTTCCACTTAAAAGATTATGCCCAGGCACTAAAAACGGCTTCTTCTATAGAAGATACTTCTGTACTCAAAAAGAATGAACAGGCATTTAATGATCACATCCTATTGAGATCAGCGATATTCACTGACAATACGAAAGCGACCCAGACCTATGTAGAGGAGATCCTGCATCCTAAATTCAACATTTCCTCTTGTCCCTCTGAATATTTGGATATCATCTCTTTGTTATTTGAACACAAGATGTTTGATACAGCAGTCAAAGAGATAGACCTTTACTTAGATCACTGTAAATCTCAAAAGATATCGGATGAAAAACTGGCTGTGTGGGCAGATCTTTTAAGAAAAGAAAACCACTTTGATCAAGCCGAACGTATGATCGCCCATATAAATCAAACCAATCTGAAAAATGAACAGTTGCTGCTTCTGTTTTTACAAACTAATCATGAAGCAAAAGCCATTGAAACAATGGAAACCATCTATCAGGCCAGCCCTACTGAAGAAAATCAAGTTCGACTTGCCTATCTTTATGAAAAATCCGATAGGCAAGATAAAATAACTTCTCTTTATTCCGATGTATACGAAGGTAAGAAAAACCCAAAAGATCTAAAAACACTGCTTTATCTCAAAAAGGACCCTCAACAGCAGTATCAACTATTAGAGAAATACTACCCCTATGCAGGGCTTACGGATGAAGAAAAATTTAACTTTTCAGTCTCTCTGATCAAGTTTTACAAAGAAGAGAACAAAGTCACTAAAATACTGCCTATAGTTGATGATCTCACACACCTTGAAAACTTGACAGACAAGCAAAAACTCTATTTGAGCCATCAGTATAGTGAAAATCATCAAGACCAAAAAGCGATAGCACTTATGGAAGCACTCTATCAAGGTGACCCGCTTCCTGAGTATAAAGAGAGACTGGTATATCTACGCAATAAAAATACCATTCCTAAGAAATCAAAACCTAAAGTAGTACAAAAGAAACCACAGATCAAACCATTACCTACACGAGAAGATAAACTAAGGTCTGAAACACAGATGGCGTATGACCTCATCCATCAAAAAAAGTATGATGAAGCGGTCATCCACCTGAACAATGTACTCAAATATGAACCGAACAACCCGGTAAGATATGAACAGCTCGGACAAGCATACTATGCGCAGGAAAAGTATGCACCTGCAGCAAAAGCTTTTGGCAAGGCAGCTTCTCTTGATCCACAATCAGGCTATTATGAATCATTGGGCTACTGCCACATAAAGTTAAAAGACAAAAAAAGCGCTATAGAAAATTTTAAAAAAAGTATCGATATCGTGAAGCAGGAAGAGCCTGAAAACATTGACAAGCTCTATCAATTAAAATACAGTGTAGCGGAATTGGACCGAAATTTCTTTGGTTATTTGACCTATGGTATGCGGCTTGACTCCTACAATAATACCGGCGGTATATCTCCCATACTTTCTGCCAACTATGGCGGGTTTTCTGCATTAGAACTTCATTATAAACCAGAAATTTTCAAGGGCTATGCTACCGTCTATGCAAAAGTACTGGCTGGCGTACGAGACCAGAGTTTGGCAATCAGATCAGAGACATGGCAGCCATCCATAGGACTGCGTTTCCAACCATTAGAAGAGGAAAGACTCTACTTCTTCGTAGAAAAATTCTTCAAAGGTGGGGATGAGAGTCGTGACGATACCATGCTTAGAGCATCATGGGAACTCTTTGATGGCTATGACTTTTACCCTACTACAACAGAGTACCCGTGGAAACACCTGTATATGGACAGTGTCTACTACCTGGACAATGGCACCTACAGTCTCTATGCAAACTATGAACACGGATATGTATGGAAAAGCGGATACCAGGATGCCTGGATGCCGTATCTTTGTACTTCTGCAGGATACACTAACGATAACGGTCCAAAAGAGACGCTCAAAAGATTTGATGTAGGTGCAGGGATCTCCTATTTTTTCTGGCGCAATGAACGTGAATATAAATCCCATCAATATACAGGAAGAACCAGACTGGAATACCGTCATCAATATGCGGGTGACCCTGAAGACGACCATGCACTAAGACTCATGCTTGAATTTTTCTTTTAA
- a CDS encoding DUF2334 domain-containing protein, translating into MKSVFKFGTLLMYLLFFVSCGGGGGGSGVTTPPADPEPEPIVLPLPSNNPPLQNVLILYDSAGPYGDQGKTNALLLENLLGHFDLNITSKPANAYIANEMVDENITTVFYLGTTFDVLSYYQGDPNGHSSYMNFYHDIATQNKMVVWINYNLDLLETEWDANSNNWGVNTFVDTTGFTNSGTDTNYTRVWYKDTELYKGVIPFATPDANTTACYEESNITYACSLELNTIGIIDDTKATRLATASSTFDLTKSIEPYVTRGGNFWFVGDLPFSYMSEEDRYLAFADLLHDMLGIDHNESHKAIMRLEDVNAETNPSDLIAITEYMQSQNIPFNVATIPQYENPLGEYGYPVGTSIPISESDIGTLLQAYYNERLIDIVQHGFSHQYDSVKNPYNGVTADDFEFMIVTDINNDGNYTYVGPSEDDNGTWAKNRILEGKAILNEVSIQAFAWEAPHYMAGPSHYRAIQEVYPIQYSRLIYYPDETDKSKFIGQFYPYVIRKDTYGYYIIPENIYNIVKDPNQGYRAINAEDIIRFAQKLKVVRDGVASFFYHPYLGTSDLSVIISGLQNEGYTFVRATSLVE; encoded by the coding sequence ATGAAAAGCGTGTTTAAATTTGGTACATTGCTGATGTATCTTCTGTTTTTCGTTTCTTGCGGAGGTGGCGGAGGCGGCAGTGGTGTTACAACACCACCTGCTGATCCTGAGCCTGAACCTATCGTTCTTCCTTTACCAAGTAATAATCCTCCCCTGCAAAATGTCTTGATATTGTATGATAGTGCCGGTCCTTATGGAGATCAGGGAAAAACCAATGCACTCTTGCTTGAAAATCTCCTGGGGCACTTTGATCTCAACATTACCTCCAAACCTGCTAATGCATATATAGCAAATGAAATGGTTGATGAGAATATTACGACTGTGTTCTATCTTGGTACCACCTTTGATGTATTGAGTTACTATCAAGGTGACCCTAATGGGCATAGCAGTTATATGAATTTTTATCATGATATAGCAACACAAAATAAAATGGTTGTATGGATCAACTATAACCTTGACCTATTAGAAACAGAATGGGATGCAAACTCAAATAATTGGGGAGTGAATACATTTGTAGATACAACTGGCTTTACCAACTCCGGCACAGATACAAATTATACTCGTGTATGGTATAAGGACACAGAACTCTATAAGGGTGTCATACCTTTTGCAACGCCCGATGCAAACACAACAGCTTGCTATGAAGAAAGCAACATTACCTATGCTTGTTCATTAGAACTTAACACCATCGGAATCATTGATGATACTAAAGCAACTAGACTTGCTACAGCATCTTCAACATTTGATTTAACTAAATCTATAGAGCCCTATGTAACGAGGGGTGGAAATTTCTGGTTTGTTGGGGATCTCCCTTTTTCTTATATGTCGGAAGAGGACAGGTATCTTGCATTCGCAGACCTCCTGCATGATATGCTTGGTATAGACCACAATGAATCACACAAGGCGATCATGCGGCTGGAAGATGTCAATGCAGAAACAAATCCTTCTGATCTAATAGCTATAACAGAGTATATGCAAAGCCAGAATATTCCTTTCAATGTTGCTACCATCCCACAATATGAGAATCCATTGGGTGAATATGGTTATCCAGTCGGTACCTCCATCCCAATTTCTGAATCAGATATCGGTACACTACTACAAGCTTACTATAATGAAAGACTTATAGATATTGTACAGCATGGATTTAGCCATCAATATGACAGTGTCAAAAACCCATACAATGGGGTCACTGCGGATGATTTTGAATTCATGATAGTAACAGATATTAACAATGATGGCAATTATACCTATGTAGGACCTTCAGAAGATGATAATGGAACCTGGGCGAAGAATAGAATACTGGAAGGAAAAGCGATTTTAAATGAAGTCAGTATACAGGCATTTGCCTGGGAGGCTCCACACTATATGGCAGGTCCGAGCCATTACCGGGCTATCCAAGAAGTCTATCCGATACAATATTCAAGACTGATCTACTATCCAGATGAGACCGATAAATCTAAATTTATCGGACAATTCTACCCGTATGTCATCCGAAAAGATACCTATGGATACTATATCATCCCTGAAAATATATACAATATTGTCAAAGATCCAAATCAGGGCTATAGAGCAATAAATGCTGAAGATATCATCCGTTTTGCACAGAAACTGAAAGTAGTACGTGATGGTGTTGCCAGTTTCTTTTACCATCCATATCTTGGTACAAGTGACCTTTCTGTTATTATTTCAGGACTACAAAATGAAGGATATACTTTTGTAAGGGCTACATCATTAGTAGAATAG